Genomic window (Castor canadensis chromosome X, mCasCan1.hap1v2, whole genome shotgun sequence):
TCATTACGTCTCCATAGGAAGGAATAATTAATGGAATAAGAGGCCAGAAATGTTAAGGAAAAATCCTCTGTGCAAGGAACTGTCAGGGAAAATAAACATGTTCCTAATAGGGTAAATATATTGAAGTAAAAATAGTGAATTCAGTCAGTGTCTTGACAGAAAAGGGTAGGAGGCAGGTGGCCTTTGTGAACTAAATTTTCATCTATCATGGCAGGAACTCTATGATGTTGTCTATAATTCATAAATCAAGAAATAGTGATATGAATGTTATTTGGTGATATGTGAGTAATCCTgagaagaaataaacacaaaacaactGTACACTGAAGGTGTTTTCCCTGGAGAGTGAGACTGGGCATGGGAAAGGGTGAGGAGGGGCACTCTTTGTATACGTGTTACTTTGATGtttcattaaattaaaagaacTATGCTGCTTAAATTGGGTTGTATATACTTGGCAGTGGTGCTAGAAGCTACTGGATGCATTTTAGAGCATGGgttttacttaaatatttgtgAGAAGATTTTAAGCTATAAAGTAATTCAACAGAAAGCACTTTTGATACAAACTGATATGGAGTCAAAAGCAAGcttgacttgtttttttttttttatataaaggatGAGATGAAAGAATTCTCAGGTTTGCTACAGGTTTCTTTGAGCTactattttcttctccttcccatggtcaacttctttttcttccattgaaACATTTTCATTGAGGCATTGGAAAAGCTTGAGCATGTGTgcactattttaaaacatttcaaaccAGGAGCCCattgctcatgtctgtaatcctagctacctgggaggccaagattgggaaaaatgtggttggaggccagcccaggcaaatagtctgtgaaacccccatctccaaaataacgagcaaaatggactgaaaatgtggctcaagtggtagagtgcctgctttgcaagcactaagccctgagttcaaaccccagtcccaccaaaaaaaaatttcggCCCTTCCAAGACAATTAGATAATTTCAGTAGTGATTGATGTTTGCCTTATCTCTTActtgtctcattttcttttctttgattcttttttctaagctCCCATGCTAATATATTTTTCTTGCTGAACTTTTAGAGCCACTCATTTACCAGTAATAtgcacacattttatttattattagtaaTATAtcttctccatctccaaaaaattcCTCAAGGTAAGAATGAGTTACAACTGAAATTAACTTGGAACTTAGTTTAAGGTCTATTTGATTTAGTATGTCCAGAGAGTATATCAAAAGCAGTATTTCTTCAACAACAAACTTTTATTGAGTACCTGCTAAGTGCCCAGGTCCTGAGTTTGGCCCTGGTAATACAGAGCTGTTTGAGGACCTCATTGTctagtaggcctcctggttgttgCTGATTAGTTAGGCTAATGTTAATTAATAGAAATTAGCAGGGCTATCGACAGTGGTGCTCTCTTGGAGTGGTCCTATTTGATGAcctagaaaacacacacacacacacacacacacacacacacacagagtcacttTTACTTTTCCATTAAAGAAAGGCCAtctggagagaaggaaaaggttgTGTCAAGGTCATCAGTTTAGTAATGGTAAAACCCTGTTTTCCTGACCCTTAGGTTATTTGCCTCTTCTCTGCTGTGTTATTAAACTTTCCAGAATAATGCGAGTCACAAACTTCCATCAACCCCTTTAAATTACTTACttctctttttacattttattatttgtaaagaTTTTATATATCCAGCTAAAAATTGTATATTAATTAGTGTCTTATAAATCTCCACTATAATCCAGTTGTAGTCgatgaagacacacatgcatgtgtgcgtgtgcatgtgtgtgtgtattatgcgAGATTCCAAAAATGAATGAGTGCTTTATTTTgcaggctctatcacttgaatgtAATGTAACAGTggcaataatgataataatatttaTGTGCTTACTCTGCCAGCCACTGTATTTAAGCACTGGCATTCATTATCTGATTTTATCATCTCAACAACCTAAGATGGTGCTGCTATCCCTCCTGGAAGGATCAGGAAAATAGGGCTTTGAAGATGGTAAGTCACTTACTGAAGGTCATACAGCGGATAGCTGCAGAGCTGGCCTTAAACCCTAGGATTGTGATACTAAAGCCAGTGTTCTTAATTGGGTGTCCAAAGTGGATGCAAGTAAGCACTATATGGAGATTATTTGACATTGTTTTTACAGAGCATCTTTGTTGGTAGGTGTGCTAGTGGTTTTATAGTTAAACAATTACATAGCATGAATGAGAATATAATTATTACACACcagaattatgtttttaaattagttCCATCCTTTGTTTCCAGTATCTGAGCCCTGTTTCAAGTTCCAGCTGTTTCAAAGCCACTCTTTAACCAATTAATATCACCCTCTTCTTATCCCCTCCCTGCCTTGAAATCCTTTTATGACATAACTTAGCATGTTATGATTAGTCATTCTTGTGTTATAAATATTAGAGTTCTTTTATTAGCATCCCAAATTAAGTTCTTCACTATAGAGACTGTGGCATACTCATCTTCATATAACCCACAGTACTTCATAGAGTGAGATAATATATGTAGAAAGGCTTTGAATCTTAAACAATTAGAGAcgatacataataaatatttaccaGGTATATATTTACTGTTATGCCTTATTGGGGTATGAATGTATTGAATACATTCTTGTTAAAATCTGtgtaaaatttgttcattttggcTAATGAGCTGTCCTCTTCCCTTCTAGTGTGTAGATGGGGTCTTAGGAGGCGAGGACTACAATCAGAATAACATCAACCAGTGGACTGCGAGCATAGTAGAGCAGTCCCTAACACATTTGGTTAAGCTGGGGAAAGCTTACAAATACATTGGTAAGTATCAGTTTCCTGCCTTACTAGCTCACACATCTTTGTCCTTATGATTTTCTCTGAATTTTGAGAATATATATGAATGATGGGTACTACAGTTGGATACTAATAGGCTAAGAAGGACTTCTTAGAGAtaatatatgagaattcctaaaaGATGGAGCTGTTTCACTACTCAAAAGCAGTTTGAGCTACTTGCCCTTAGTAGCATCATCCCTTATGTTTTTATCAGTTCTCTCTTTCCACTGAGACCCCTCAATCTCAGTAATCCCGTCAGTAATCCCATGCCTCTGAAGTTCCACACACTAACTGAAAAAGTGAATTTTCCTGTAATACAATAACCAATGGTTATGATAGTGATCCTCAAACTGACTGGATCGTGTGGTGTTAACATCCTGATATGGTAGATAATCACGATAAGAGAGGTTTTTTCAGTCTACTAGCTgaattgttttgttaattttttccacttttttagaGCTCCAAAGAGAAACACTTccatcttggctctttcctttTGTCTATAAGTATCCTCATTCTGTGACTTTATTCGCAGTGACCTGTGCAGTGGTCCAGAGGAGTGCCTACGGCTTTCACACAGCCAGCTCATGTTTTTGGGATACCACTTCTGATGGTAAGAGACCTTAAGTCAATTCACACAGAATCAAAgttctagcaaaaaaaaaagtacactttTTATCAAATGCctgtttcattaaattttaaaaagactatcAATAGAATTGCTTTGTACCTAGTTACAAGTGTGATGTCAGACCAGAATGAAATGTGAAGCTATAACAGGTTGAAGgaataaattacattaaaatccatgaagtgtgtgtgtgtgcatgtgtgtgtgtgtattccctTGACAATTTCAATGTTTTGCTGATATTTCAAAGTCCTTTTCTTGTGTGTTTTCAGGAACCTGCACTGTAAGATGGGAAAACCGAACCATGAACTGCATTGTTAATGTTTTTGGCATTGCAATTGTTCTGTAACTGACTAAAAATGTTGGGCTAAAGCCAGTAACTTAAGAATTTGTCAGTGTATCCTTTCTAAAAAGAGTAATAGTTAATTATTAATGTGCTAAATGACAAGTGTGCAATATGCTTCCAAGCTATCAACAAAAACTGAATTATTATAAGCAATTTGGCAAATTAGTTACTATCCTATACAGCAGCATTTAAATAGGAAAAATTGAATGTtagcaaaaaataaatgcagaaatatggcatgacattaaaaatataacCTTATATTTACACCAGCTTTTCACTAACATCATTATGCCCCTAAGGGGATGGGAAAAATCattcaataataaaattatctttccGCTAGGGAGTTTAACAGGGATATAAATATGTGAACAAAAAAGCTGCAAGTATAAATGTggagaaaaatatgaataagttcatacctcttaattttttttcttcccttcatttAGTTGTATATAATACTTAATGGAAAGTACTTTTGTTTACTTCTGAGAACTggtaaatttaaattcatttttttaaaaaattcaatttcttgTATTTGTAATTGAGGTTGAATTAAATCCAATAATCCAGACTTCCTGGTTAAGCAAAATTACTTGCAGTGTTTGATAAACATGACTCAGACAACTGCCTTACAATCCACTCCTTCTGTGTGGCACAGACATTGATTGAATGTCTGTTGTGAGCATATTTGTCTGCTAGGCACTGTAGTTATCAACATATTGTTCAAATGCTAAGGTTCTTTTGGCAGCTGTTCAGTTGGAAAAGTAGGGTTTATGTTTGGAGAAGAAAAAATGAGTTGgttataagagaagaaaaaagtgatcCTGGTTATCCATGTAGAAGTAATCAAAATGAAAAGCACTTACTGGTGACAGAATTATGGATGTAATTTTAAGAGTTGCTTATAGCTAGTTAAACTGCTTAAAACATGCAACTCTTGGTTAAAGGCCTTATTAGTAGTCTTAACTACAAATGGTAAATTTTACCATTGCTTTAGTTACAATCAtctgtaaataatttaaaatacttattgTGTGGGGTTCAAACTGAATGGAGtaaagtataaattaaaagtatACAATCATTAGTAGGTTATCTAATATCTCAGGGCTTATGAAATATAgttaaatttattaagaaaataaaagctaaaaaattaGGGTAAACAGCTGACCACCAAATGCGAAGTCAATCTGCTATTTAACcttgaaaacaaaatcaattttgtATATTACCATGGATACCAATACATGTACAAGACTGGAATTCATTGAATTTTTAGGGACAAGAAAAGGTTAGTATTACTATTGACAATATTAAGGCAGTATTCTTGTAGGAATACTTTATGTATGGGTGATATTTTGCCGAATAACAATAATTGTTCAATGTTTAAGGAGAAGATGAGGAAGTTGCAAGGGTAGAGCTTAATGTGGTTTTGGCACATTAAAAACTCTCAGTTGTTACCTTTATGTTACTTTATGCTGCTGGCTTTTGTGCCCCTGAATAGTGACCAAAATATATGAGCAGTTAAGGCTTGTTTTTGATTATTATTGTTGAagcctggtttttaaaaaaatcaaatcatacCTCGTGAGCTTGCTATCTGCTCTGTTTCTAGtttaaatataataaagattATCTTTCTGTGCTATACTTTTGCTTCTGGTTGATCATTCCATAGTTAAATGGCATTGTGTTTActctaaaataattctttttttttccttttttgagacaggggcttgcTATATaggccaggctggttttgaactcacaattctcctgcctcgacctccagagtgctgggattacaggtgtgtaccatcatgcctgccTTCTCTAAGAAATTCTCAGTGGGAAGAATGGTGAAGAAAACTGAATATGGGAACAAATGAATATATTATTGCAGAACAAATACCACTAAAATAGCAACTCATAAGatactaaggcaggaggatcttgagttggaggTCAGACTGCTCTGGGCtgtagttcaaggctagcctggaatacatagtgagatcctgtctcaaaaagtaaagAATAGCAACCCAAATCCAGTATTCACCATTATAACATGATTGATAAGCttctattttatgatttttaacacagtttcatttttaaaagtcagcatgaaatatattttgtaattactagcttttaatgattatttttggCAAGGAATTTTGTTCTATATGTCAACTTGCAATTGAGTTGTTactgtgtttttttaattaaggaTTTTAAGTATGTAAAATTAGGGTATTCAAATGTAAGTACTAACTTGGATTCTTTTGTAAAGCTATAATTTTATGTTGGTAAAGTACCAGTATATTGCCTAAATGATGGCAATATCTCATTACATTTTCTCTAGAGAAAAGCACTTTTCTGCTCTTCTTCCCAAGTTGGATGTTATCTAATTATGAGTCATTAAATGTATTCTCACTACCTGCattcatattatatttttaaagtaatcttAGGATGTTTAggattatattttcaaagtttgAGCAAAAATAGTTGTCCATTTTTTATAACAATTATTAAAAAGTGTGAAAAAATCAGTGACTTTTTATGGCAAAGAAATTAGGTCTTTCTTATAGCatataccaaaataaattttgagaGATTAACTGAAAAGTTCACCCCACATGCTAGAATCTGTGCAAGGTGAATTTGTTTTATAATCCAGAAGCTGGAGCTATGTTTGGGGGTATAGAAGGTTATAAGTCCAATGTTGAGTAATTTTGAAGTTAACCGCACATTCACGAAATTCTCTTTGCCAGGATCTTAAACATTCATCCCTCACAACATTTAGATAGTCATCTATCAGTATGTTTCAACCTCAGTGGTCCAGGAGATTGTAGCCCACCTTGTCTAATTTCAAACCTGTAGTTCTCATTGTGGTCCTACTTAGTGTCACCCCACGTCACCCTTGGATATGTGTGATATATCAACAGTCTAGGCCTCTCTAGAAATATCTAATTGTTTCATAAGAATGTCTCTTTCCAAAAATGGTTTCTAAGGATCTCAGGGATAATAAAGCTAATACTCTGCGTAGACACTTGGAGCACCACTGATATCATATGTGTGTTCCATATAGGAGGTAAAATATGGGCAACCACCCTCATGCTAGGATTCCTAAAAGATGATGACCATATAGGAAAATTTGTTCAAAGCTCTCCCTATCCAGGTCAGGAAATTTGATGTCTTGGTCAAAATTAGATCACATGCCCAATAATGTCAATCTCATGACCTAGAAAATTCAGTACATTGACTCTTAAATTTGGAATCCTGAATGATTCATTGTAGAGAGGATAGAATTAGACCGGAGAAAGGTTAATTTTCTTGAAAGTACATTGGACATATGGGAGAGGGTTGTATATTTCAACAAAAATCAGAATACTTTTAATGAAAGGTGAAGTGAGTATAGGACATGGTAAACAACAATGTCCACTACTGTTTCACAAATGGTCTCACATTATTGAACTATATAGCCTTCTTGATCTAGTTTGTGTTTTCTTATAATAGAGATATGGATATAAGGAATGTTTGACTTTCTCCTTCACTTTTGTGTTAGTTTCCTATTGCCTAGTGGCCTAAAACACACATTTACttacttacagttctggaggtgagAAGTCCAAATGGTTTTACTGGTATGGGTAGGGCTGCATTCCTTTTTGAGGTTTTAGGGGAGAATCcttgtttttgccttttctagtttCTACAGGCCGCTTGCATTCCTTAGCAGGTGATTCCTTCCTGCATCTTGAAGGCCAGCAGTATAGCATCTTCAGATCTCTGATCTTTTGATTCCTTCTCTCGCTGAACTTCATGCCTCCATCTTTTCCTTGTTAGGAACCTTGTGGTTAGATTGGTAGGGGATTATTCTGTGTCTTACAATTCTTTCATTATGTGATGCTGAATGTCAGTGGACTCTCATTCTAAGTATcagaaaaacaatatgaaatAGGTATGAGATTGATAAGTTGGATAGTACATGCCCAAAAGGGAAGCTACACCACAGCTCCATCCATTGTCATCATTCAGATACAAGGGCTCAGAGGAGCCAaatcttcctgttttttttaaatcaaaaatatTATGATGTGAAAAAAGCTCTCAATTTTGAAatctcaatatttttaaaacattgatgTTGAGCTTAAGGAAGCTCAACAAATAGTATACTTCTTTccatcttcagttttttttttttgagacaggatctcttgctatgtagcccaggttggtcttgaactcacgatcttcctgccTGTGCCTTCCAAGTGTTGGAATCACAgttgtgcatcaccatgcctggcccctgaATCAGTTAggagacaagaagaaaaatagaatgattTCAAAATACTACTTTCTGTTCCAGAATGAGACTTTCCTGGGGGCAACTTGTCTTTCTCATATTAAACTCCAGAATTAGAATTGCCACCCAGTTGTAGGCAGAAACAATCTCTGGAGAGCTAACtacaaaaaggaagggaagaaacccCTCTACCTCCCAGGGAAGGTGTGAGTGAGGGAGTAAAGGAATGTTAAGAATGTTCTATGAAGTGATGATTCTGCACATGGAGAAGTACGTGAAAGTAAACATGAGTGGGGATTGGGCACTACTCCCTTAACATTTAGCACTAAttcaagtttgtttgtttttttaaacactgtGTACCCAGCATTATATGTGCCAAAGTAAACATATCTGTGGGTTACATAAGCCCATGGGTGATTAGTTTGTCTCAGTTCCATAGTTTCTGCATAGCTAAGCTTCTGCCAGCCTCTTCCTCCCCATTCCAGCCCCCTTCTTTGATTGGATAATCTGGCCAGACATTGTACTTATTCTACCAATGGTCAATACACAAAGGGTAGGAAATGAAGACAGCTCTGGTCTGGGCTTGAGGCCAAATCAGTAGAGCCTGGGTGCTGCTGTTTTATTGCAACCATGATAATGTATAGTAGGGAGTTATCAtagaaataatgttctataaaGTGTTAGTATGTTCTTTTTTGGAAGCAATTTGATGGCAtctgttcatttttaaagtgattaTATCACATGACCACAGTTCAATGACTCTATACTACAAAAATAACATaagtgggaaaaacaaaaaagcaaacaagaatTTTCTCTTCAATATTGTTTGTAATAACaaatttaaaaccaaaaacaactaaaatgtctaaacaaagaaaaaaggataaattaTAGAGGATAAATGGGGAAATATCACTTTTTACTTTGTGTATTACATGCTTTGAAATAGTTAAAAAttgcatattaatttttaaaacaatttaagttacacaatacatgaatatatttttttcatgtaaagcattacaatataataaaaatctaaCAAGTTATTTGCCATCCaacttgttttctgtttgtcttccACATCTCCATCCTCTCCCAAGAGGTAGAAACTGATGTTATTTTGACGTCCATGACTCCAGGCTGTTGTTTTGCATGTATATAAGTATACAGATATCTTAATTTTTATAGttatactatatgattccacaGACTGTTCCTTTTTGTAACAATATGTCTCGATTATTTTTCATGTCAGTATATACAGTCACTTTGTTGATTTTAGCTGGTGTGTCATATGGCAGGAATAGATCACAGtttattctttttcctgttgATGAACTTTAGTTTCCCATGTTCCACACTCAAGGCTGCTAGGAAAATCTTTGCATAAACCTCCTAGTGTCCATGTACAAATGCctctctaaaatattttagaaatggaaTTATTAGGTAAGAACATGTgtatcttttacattttaattgttttcttctgtaattTAAAACTAACAATTTGTTTTGATAAGGGTGAAAACTATTAAGATGATTAAAAATAACAAGTTGCcctctgtgatggttaatcttgatggtCAACTTGATTGTATCGGAAAGTGCCTAgattagagaaaattaaaaaggtgTGGTGGGACGACCTGCCCCAATATGGGCATCACCATCCCATAGACCAGGGGCCCAAATGGAATAACAGGGG
Coding sequences:
- the Dynlt3 gene encoding dynein light chain Tctex-type 3, producing MEDYHRHSDETGFNADEVHNIVKECVDGVLGGEDYNQNNINQWTASIVEQSLTHLVKLGKAYKYIVTCAVVQRSAYGFHTASSCFWDTTSDGTCTVRWENRTMNCIVNVFGIAIVL